The genomic window ttaattttataacccaaaaaattatcttttacTATATAATATTTCCATTAGCCTTCAATAATTACTTATTTATACTTTTACCCATCTTTTTAGTGAAATAGATTCCAACAAGAACTCTTTTAACActcaaaattatacaaatttaccttttttactactcaaatttcaataattataaatttcaaaattaattgtaTGTCAACAGTGGAGACTAGCCAGAGCTCATTAACGGGATTAACTCTAGAAGTTATTCTAATGGCTTCGCCAGCCATTTCGAATGCTATTCTAGTGAAGTGTTATttacgtaaaaaaaaaagaaggtgtTATTTACGTGTTGCAATTTGGATTGACTACCAAAACGTTACCTCTAATAAGTATCactcagaaaaaaaaatcttaagaatATTTCAACTATTCAAAAAAACGTACAGCATATTGGAATCTTTTTGTGACCTTAAATCTTAAATCCCCGTTGGCAAAAAAGAGTCAGAATGCTCATAATTGTGgcaattaaaactaaaatcatggTACAAATATGAGCTGATGGGTATGGGTATGAATCTTGACCCATGATGGTCTTACATGTGTTGGGCCcttaaaagttttcttctcaacAAATGATGCATGCACATCCTCATTATTTCTTAcattaacttatttttcttttgtgaagTAGGGGCTAAAACTCTTAACTAacattacaaatataattgGGAAAACATATAACCTATTTATTTCCTTAGTGGATTAGTCCTAAAAGATCATTAAACCTAACCCAAGTCGTTGGTGCTAGTTATAGTTTGGTAACTACTTTCTGTATTCAATCTGAAGAGAGTATTAAAATGCACTGTCGAAACCGACCAGTCTAGTCCAATAAGACTTGACCAGGAGGGTTTTCTTCCTTGTCGGGTCTAACTCATGtaacaaaacttttacaaATTCTGAACTTAAAATGATCCTTCACATTTAAACCAACAATAACTGAAGTTACTCTTAAACATTTAGCATGACCCTTCCCCTTTGTGTTGGTAAAATCGCTATAAAAAATCTTGTGATGTATAGACCAAAACTACTAGTTAGTGAAAAATGACAAGAATAGAATTGCACTTGTCATGTGCTTAAGAATTTGCCGTTTCCTTAAAGAAACTTGCAGACAAACAAATGACTTAGCTGTAAGAATTAATCTCATACGTACCCTTAAGCCCCACAAAAGGGTAACACAAAAGTCAATAGAACTGATCAATAAAGATGTATAAATGCATGGGTAAAATAGTAAACTTACCGACTAATTTCTGTAAATAACGCTTACCCGTTACCACCAATCGTGGTCCTCTTCTGCTCGTACACactctttttatataatctctttctttcacatAAAGAGAAAGCGGAATAAAAAGTGTTCAAGAGCTCATAACATcaagaaaaagtatatacatTCTTCTGTATATCTCTGAGAAATATTATGATTGTTGTCTGACAttgaactttttaaaaagaaaaaaatcataaacttctctctgttttgccAGAATCTTATATTATAAAGTATATTCTATTCATTACAGATCTGCTCTTGGATTTCGGATTCTCCTGCAAACGTAAAGACGAAGGTGTTTTATCTCTTCACtgcaaaaaaaactcttgaattttatggttttctaTAGAGCTGAAATAGTAAACGAgtcttgacaaaaaaaaaagttcgttttcttttctaatgtttttgtgGTAGCGGAATTTTAGTCTTTAGCCTCTatattaaataagttttaatCTAggcgattttttttttttttttcagttcaCATTCTCATTGTTTGTGCTTTGAATCGGTGAAAGATGATTCAAATGGATGGTGGAGATAGGCTGAGAGTGACTTTATTAGATCGTATGTCAACGGTTGAGAGTAGCCGGAGCTGTTTAACTCTTGAAGCTATTCTAATGGCTGATAAAAACAGAACCTCGCCGCAGATTCTCTCACCACCGCCGTCGAGGAGCCAATCTAACCGGTCACTTGTTGAAGTCATGCAAAGAGAGCACCGACACAGTAGAGATAAAACCGCTTGGAAAAGTCTCCGTGAAAAGCTCCGTCTTAAACGTAACGGTTCTGTTTGGATCTCGTCTAATTCTATCCCGAGTTTGGATACGCCTATTCCTAACCGGGATAACGTTAGCCACCAACTTGGTTTCCTCCTTTCTAACTCTGGAAATGTAACAGAGGAAGCTTCGTCGGTGGAGGGAAGGATTCGGTTAGGAGCTGTGTTGGCAGAGGAGAGAGCATTATCGGCTAGAGAAGAGGAAACGCCGGCGGAGAGGGAAGTGGAGCCGGCGAGGATGTCATTGATGGAGTTGTTGGAAGAGAATGAAGGGCAAATGAGTTTTGTAAGTGTCGACGGagaggcggaggaggaggtggcGGCAGTGACGGCGGCGGAGATAAGTTGTTGTGTGTGTATGGTTAGAAGCAAAGGAGCTGCGTTTATTCCGTGTGGTCATACGTTTTGTAGGTTGTGTTCTAGAGAGCTTTGGGTTCAAAGAGGAAACTGTCCTCTCTGTAATACCACAATTTTAGAAgttcttgatcttttttaGACTTTTCAGTTTAATTATCTTAATTTATCATAATCAGGTTGTTTCCTTTGTTGTTGTAATGTGTCGTTGAATATTTGATGAGTAATCCTTTTGTAGAAAATTAGTTTCCCTCTTAGCTCCATGGAATCCtagtttgtttatgttatttgGAGTAAACACATAAATTAGATCAATCAAACTATTATCATTAATCAGCAACACACAATGTTCGAATGGTTGAAACTGTTGAGGTGACAAATCCGTTTGTGAATTGCACCGTTTTTATTTACCattcataaattataatttatagcGATAAGGACcgaacaaaataattttttcatcGCGGACCAagtataaactatttttactTAAGATTAAATTTATCATTGTCCGTTTCAAAATTAGAGTGATCTAATCTGCTAAATGGTAATGATTTAATCCGGTTCGCTCGCAACATGCATTCAAAACTTAAGTGGTTAGTACTTGTTGTATGATTTGAATGGAAAACTTGACCAAACCCATCTATATTGCGTATAAAATAtgtcaaatcaaattaaaatgaaaaaaaagttggCATAGTAAAACAAAAGGTTGATGGTTGAACCataaattcttaatttaatttggCTTGTCACTGATGTGTTTGATTTGAACAAGAACAATAAGTGGTCGGGCTAGAGGTGAACAATCCTCCAACTACACTTATGGTTACGGCAAACACCTAACTGGTGGAAAGCGTCACTGGTTAACTAACTCTTACCtatcttttcaatttgtacttTGCTTTGGTTAATTTAGATAACCACCGGTGTTAAACCAAACCGATTAGCATCCGGTTGGCTAGCCCAAAACTAGGCCCATAACGAGAAGTCATGGGCTTGCTTTCATTAGTCAAGTTTTCATTTATCTTCTTACCATTTAttttccaagaaaataaaaaacagaaaaaattcGTGGAAACGCCATTAACGAGATCTAGCACAAACTCGTAGTGTGGtgtagaagaagacaaaagcaAGGAGCTTCATAATAAAACCCTAGAGATATTTGTTTCTCCAATTTCAAAAGACGAGACGTGAAGAAGACGATCGAAGATGAACATTTTCAGATTAGCTGGTGATATGACTCACCTAGCCAGTGTTCTTGTCTTGCTTCTCAAGATCCACACCATCAAATCCTGCGCTGGTATGTACATTTCCTCAATTCGTTTCTGAAATTTAGCTGAAATGCGATTAGATTAGGCTAATTCTCGATGTTTGTTCGATTTGCTTGACGTTGACATTTGGGGATTATGATTCTGTCAATTTGGGGATTTCCAATTGTTAGTTCGAATTTGGATCTAATTCGAGTTTAGGAGAGATTGATCGAAGAATAATCCAATTGGTGAAATTTGTATGAATAGATCTAACGAAATTGAAAATGTAGTTCGTTAGATCAGCTTGCTCGATTCTGTGTTTGAGAATTTTGCTTTTATGagaattttgcaatttttttgtttggtatatCTTTGCAGGTGTTTCATTGAAGACTCAAGAACTCTATGCCATTGTCTTTGCGACGCgttatttggatattttcaCGAGTTTTGTGTCTCTGTACAACACCTCTATGAAGTTGGTGTTTTTAGGAAGTTCTTTTTCGATTGTGTGGTACATGAAGTATCATAAGGCCGTCCACAGGACTTACGACAGAGAGCAAGATACGTTTCGTCATTGGTTCCTTGTGCTTCCTTGCTTTCTCTTAGCTCTTTTGATACATGAAAAGTTTACCTTTCTTGAGGTTTGTCTTCTCAAAAAGATTGCAATTTGTTTTCCATGGAGCCTGAACTCTTTTGTTTGACAAgctgatttatttttgtgcaaTTGGTGTATGCTTTATGATGTCAGGTATTGTGGACGTCTTCATTGTACTTGGAGGCTGTTGCCATATTACCTCAGCTTGTCTTGTTGCAAAGGACTAGAAATATTGACAACTTGACCggacaatatatatttctccTTGGGTACGATCTTCTTTCCATAACTTCCCTTTACTTGAAATTTATCGTTGCGTCGTTCTCTTGACTGGATACATCATTGACTGTTCTCTTGCCAAACTCTATAATTTAGTTTCCCTCTGAGTTTCATACTTCGATTGCTATACCAATAATGCTCTCTTCTTGCAGGGGGTACCGTGGATTATACATCCTCAACTGGATCTACCGTTACTTCACTGAGCCGCACTTTGTTCACTGGATAAGTAtgttcctctctctctctcaacctTCACTGAGCATCTGTTTATTTTCCTCCTAATTGGATTAGTTTTTGTCAACTATTGCAACTTATGACTAAAAATGTGATGTCAATTATGGCCCTTTTCCTTTCTCATAAAGTCTGACTAAATTTAGCATTTAGATTCAATAGATACATAAATCTTGTGTTGTCTTGATTATTATTCGTCAGCTGacatttcaaaaatgtttgattACAATGATGCAGCATGGATCGCCGGGTTTGTTCAAACACTGCTCTATGCCGACTTCTTCTATTATTATTTCCTAAGGTAACAATTCCCTCACCTTTCCTTTTGTTCCTAACGCTATGAATTCTTCCTCGGACTGTAATTGTTTTCCCCCGTTATGATTGCAGCtggaagaacaacaaaaagctCCAATTACCAGCTTAATTTCTAAAGTTTCAATGCTCGGGAACCCTACGGATTCGATTTGGTGCCCGACAAAACATCTACCGGAATGTTACCAATTTACTCTGTTGGTGGTTATTAGAGGAGAACGAGCATAGATGTGTAAACTCCAGCAATCTAACTTATTACACTTTCTTTAGACTTTCTCGtctctcatcttttttttggtcgacTTAGTGTTACTAAATATTTCGACGCGACAGTAATATATTCACCACAATTCACAACGAGATGtgaactattttaaaattgggGAAAATGGGactaaaaatgataatattgacGAAATGTCGATCTCCACTTTTATTACATAAGTAATCTTCTATAGATATTGTATAGCTTAAGCTTCTAAAATCTTATCTACCACTCATCATTAAGGGATTTCGGTTAGGCAGCAATCTAGAGAAGTTTTAGGAGCAAAAAACCTgaattttaacatttgttactagtaacaacaaaaatcttgTCAATCTTGTACGATTAATCTTAACGTTTACATCAATCTTTCGTTGCACTAGTTCTTACCAAAAGTCGATCAAATTAATCAAGATAATTCTCATATTATTGTAGAAGAGACTAATGGATCACAACATCctgaaaaagaaagtgataatatttgataaaaaaaattgatgatgGCCGATGAGCATGGGGATAATAAGAATGGCGTGTAGGAGATGTATAGAGAATTTGATGTGACTCTAATCTCTTTGTCTCCTCCATATCTTTCATgctttctactttttttaactattaaaCCAGTGCAACACTATAGTACcttacaacaaaaattaaatcaaagatGGACTATATGAGAatctttagtgtttttgtAGTAACGTTATGGATCATAAGGGTTGATGCTAGGGTTTTCGGAGGACGAGGAATCGAAAAATTTGTAACTTTCGGTCAGAATTATATTGTTACGTGGGGACAAAGTCATGTTTCTACACTCCATTCTGGCGAAGAAGTTGATCTTTACATGGATCAATCTTCAGGTTCGtaactctttatttttcttacataaaaacaaaaagacaaaatttgtataatcCTTAATTAGAGTTTGGCTTCTACATGAAACAGGTGGTGGGTTCGAATCCAAGGACGCCTACGGATCAGGTCTCTTTGAAATGAGAATCAAAGTGCCTTCAGGAAATACTGGCGGCATCGTCACCGCTTTTTACGTTTGTATTCTTgattatatacatttatacCTAGACTAATTCAAAACTCATATTGATAAGTtgtctatatatgtaattaataaCAGTTGACGTCGAAAGGAGGTGGTCACGACGAGATTGACTTCGAGTTTCTAGGGAACAACAACGGAAAACCGGTAACGTTACAGACAAATCTGTTTCTAAATGGAgaaggaaacagagaagagaggtTTTTGCTTTGGTTCAATCCAACCAAACACTACCACACTTATGGGCTTCTTTGGAACCCTTACCAAATTGTGTACGTTAATCACactccttcttcttattttttatcttctctatTCATTTCATGACGACAAATAGCGATAGTGTGTATGTAATATGCATGCAAGAATTagatattttgaaacaaactaGAATTCCAAAACATTTCACAATTTGATATGGGTGACGTACATTTTAGTCATCattttaggaaatttttagatatatttatatatattcaactAAAAAAGCATCTAATTtgaaatggagaaaatatttgattttaagtATATCATAATCAAGGGAGgtaaatgatgatgatgatgattgataGGTTTTACGTGGACAACATCCCAATAAGAGTatacaaaaacgaaaacgGCGTAAGTTATCCATCAAAGCCTATGCAAGTCGAGGCTAGTCTCTGGAACGGTGACGATTGGGCGACTGATGGTGGTCGGACTAAGGTTAACTGGTCATACTCTCCTTTCATTGCACATTTCCGAGACTTCGCCTTATCCGGCTGCAACATAGATGGTCGGAGTAATAATGTCGGCGCTTGTGAATCCTCCAACTACTGGTGGAATGCAGGCAACTATCAAAGATTAAGCGGAAACGAACAGAAACTTTATGAACATGTGAGGAGCAAGTACATGAACTATGACTATTGTACTGATCGCTCTAAGTACCAAACTCCTCCTAGAGAATGTTATTGAAGTAACATATATACGTTAATTATCATATACGTATAGGGGATTTTTAAATCTACTTTTtctaattaagaaacaaaaaaattactgCTTACGAGttacaagagaagagagttaagttatagtgaaaatataattgtgtatgctcaaaatgtttttatatgattGCAGAAGATAAATAAGATATGTTTCTTAACTAGTTAATTTTTCGGTTCTCGTTTAAGTGCCTTACCCGGACGGTAGGTTCCAGTTTGCCAAATCAAATTGGTTTTTGAAGAAGTTAGCTCTAAGAATTAAAACATCATGGTACAGACAAAACATTTCTGCATGTTACATCGGACTCTCCTGTGTCCGAAACGCATCAAATTTCTGCAATCCATTTCTAAACTCAAGCGGCACATCACTCAGATCCACGCTTTTGTAATCAGTACTGGTAATTTACTTAATGGAAGCTCTATTAGTCGAGATCTCATCGCTTCATGTGGACGAATCGGTGAGATCTCTTATGCACGTAAGGTGTTCGACGAATTGCCGCAGAGGGGTGTTTCTGTTTATAATTCCATGATTGTGGTTTATTCTCGTGGAAAAAATCCAGATGAGGTTTTGCGACTTTATGATCAGATGATAGCTGAAAAAATTCAACCAGATAGCTCAACGTTCACTATGACGATCAAAGCGTGCTTAAGTGGTTTGGTTTTAGAGAAAGGAGAGGCTGTGTGGTGTAAAGCAGTGGACTTTGGGTATAAAAATGAtgtctttgtttgttcatCTGTCTTGAATCTGTATATGAAGTGTGGGAAAATGGATGAAGCAGAGGTTTTGTTTGGAAAGATGGCGAAAAGAGATGTTATTTGCTGGACAACAATGGTGACAGGGTTTGCACAGGCTGGTAAGTCGTTGAAGGCTGTTGAGTTTTACAGAGAAATGCAGAATGAAGGGTTTGGTAGGGATAGGGTTGTGATGTTGGGTCTCTTACAAGCTTCTGGTGATCTCGGGGATACGAAAATGGGCCGTTCGGTTCACGGGTATTTGTATAGAACAGGTCTTCCTATGAATGTAGTGGTTGAAACCAGCCTGGTTGATATGTATGCAAAAGTTGGGTTTATAGAGGTTGCTTCTAGGGTGTTTAGTAGGATGATGTTTAAAACCGCAGTTTCGTGGGGGTCGTTGATCTCTGGATTTGCTCAAAATGGATTAGCTAATAAAGCATTTGAAGCTGTTGTGGAAATGCAGAGCCTTGGGTTTCAACCGGATTTAGTGACGCTTGTTGGAGTACTTGTGGCGTGTTCGCAAGTCGGGTCATTAAAGACTGGTAGATTAGTACattgttatattttgaaaagGCACGTTCTTGATCGAGTAACCGCAACTGCTTTGATGGACATGTACTCAAAATGTGGCGCTCTTTCAAGTTCAAGAGAAATCTTTGAACATGTAGGAAGGAAAGACTTGGTTTGTTGGAACACAATGATATCTTGTTATGGAATTCATGGAAACGGTCAAGAAGTTGTATCGTTGTTTCTCAAAATGACGGAATCAAACATAGAACCCGACCACGCCACGTTTGCATCACTTCTCTCTGCTCTTAGCCACTCGGGTCTCGTAGAACAAGGCCAACATTGGTTCAGCGTcatgataaacaaatataagaTCCAACCGAGTGAAAAGCATTACGTTTGTTTGATTGATCTTCTTGCACGTGCAGGGAGAGTCGAAGAAGCTCTTGATATGATAAACTCTGAGAAACTTGACAATGCTTTACCAATATGGGTTGCTCTTCTTTCAGGATGCATTAATCACAGGAATCTATCAGTCGGGGACATTGCGGCTAATAAGATTCTCCAGTTGAATCCGGATAGTATTGGGATCCAAACACTGGTTTCTAACTTCTTTGCAACTGCCAATAAGTGGAAAGAAGTGGCCAAAGTGAGGAAGTTGATGAGAAATGGGGCCATGGAGAAGGTACCAGGCTACAGCGCGATCGAAGTAAATGGGGAGCTTCGAACTTTTCTCATGGAAGATCTGAGTCACCATGAACATTATCACATGTTGCAAGTGTTGAGGAACTTGAAAACTGAGATAAGAGATGTATGTTCCGGAGTCGAATAGTTCTGTCTCTATGAGCATCCATTCTTATTTcagtatgtatatatacatccATTTCTGACTCATGTGGCCCTATTTTGGAGTGAGGTTTTAGTCAAAAACTCTAACAATACATTCCACGCGTTgaacaagaaaaccaaaccgggtcaatttcaattttagtGAGAAGAAAATACCAAGAGGTTCTTGGTCCCTTTGAGAAAAGCAGAGTACCAAAGTGCAAATTCAAGTTAATTGACAAATGTGAAAGAGACTTAAGAATTGAGACTTATTAAAGAGACTAAGAGAGTGATAAACCCCTTAAATAATGTATTGAGAAACCCTTACCTTTGTGGCTTTGTGACACTGGTTTGTATGGTTGTGGCGGACAAATTCGTTTGCGGATTGAaccattttatatattatagtcCGTAAGAGTATGGATTGAGACAAATAGAAGAAATCCGTCGTGGAccaatttatataaaataaacttgATTTGGGGTGGATTGTTGTATGTCCCAAAAATAGAGTAACGCTCCAAAACTAAATAACACCAAAAGAATTAAGAATGCACACGATCTCTTAGTTGTCTTTAGTCTTAACTAACCATATCACTTgactacaaaaaataaaaagacacaCTCACGTT from Arabidopsis thaliana chromosome 3, partial sequence includes these protein-coding regions:
- the XTH3 gene encoding xyloglucan endotransglucosylase/hydrolase 3 (xyloglucan endotransglucosylase/hydrolase 3 (XTH3); FUNCTIONS IN: hydrolase activity, acting on glycosyl bonds, xyloglucan:xyloglucosyl transferase activity; INVOLVED IN: photoperiodism, flowering, plant-type cell wall biogenesis; LOCATED IN: endomembrane system, cell wall, apoplast; EXPRESSED IN: petal, leaf whorl, sepal, flower; EXPRESSED DURING: 4 anthesis, petal differentiation and expansion stage; CONTAINS InterPro DOMAIN/s: Xyloglucan endotransglucosylase/hydrolase (InterPro:IPR016455), Beta-glucanase (InterPro:IPR008264), Xyloglucan endo-transglycosylase, C-terminal (InterPro:IPR010713), Concanavalin A-like lectin/glucanase, subgroup (InterPro:IPR013320), Concanavalin A-like lectin/glucanase (InterPro:IPR008985), Glycoside hydrolase, family 16 (InterPro:IPR000757); BEST Arabidopsis thaliana protein match is: xyloglucan endotransglucosylase/hydrolase 2 (TAIR:AT4G13090.1); Has 2162 Blast hits to 2140 proteins in 309 species: Archae - 0; Bacteria - 288; Metazoa - 0; Fungi - 427; Plants - 1372; Viruses - 0; Other Eukaryotes - 75 (source: NCBI BLink).), whose amino-acid sequence is MDYMRIFSVFVVTLWIIRVDARVFGGRGIEKFVTFGQNYIVTWGQSHVSTLHSGEEVDLYMDQSSGGGFESKDAYGSGLFEMRIKVPSGNTGGIVTAFYLTSKGGGHDEIDFEFLGNNNGKPVTLQTNLFLNGEGNREERFLLWFNPTKHYHTYGLLWNPYQIVFYVDNIPIRVYKNENGVSYPSKPMQVEASLWNGDDWATDGGRTKVNWSYSPFIAHFRDFALSGCNIDGRSNNVGACESSNYWWNAGNYQRLSGNEQKLYEHVRSKYMNYDYCTDRSKYQTPPRECY
- a CDS encoding RING/U-box superfamily protein; translated protein: MIQMDGGDRLRVTLLDRMSTVESSRSCLTLEAILMADKNRTSPQILSPPPSRSQSNRSLVEVMQREHRHSRDKTAWKSLREKLRLKQEASSVEGRIRLGAVLAEERALSAREEETPAEREVEPARMSLMELLEENEGQMSFVSVDGEAEEEVAAVTAAEISCCVCMVRSKGAAFIPCGHTFCRLCSRELWVQRGNCPLCNTTILEVLDLF
- a CDS encoding Tetratricopeptide repeat (TPR)-like superfamily protein (Tetratricopeptide repeat (TPR)-like superfamily protein; CONTAINS InterPro DOMAIN/s: Pentatricopeptide repeat (InterPro:IPR002885); BEST Arabidopsis thaliana protein match is: mitochondrial editing factor 22 (TAIR:AT3G12770.1); Has 38577 Blast hits to 13574 proteins in 230 species: Archae - 0; Bacteria - 4; Metazoa - 32; Fungi - 92; Plants - 37972; Viruses - 0; Other Eukaryotes - 477 (source: NCBI BLink).): MVQTKHFCMLHRTLLCPKRIKFLQSISKLKRHITQIHAFVISTGNLLNGSSISRDLIASCGRIGEISYARKVFDELPQRGVSVYNSMIVVYSRGKNPDEVLRLYDQMIAEKIQPDSSTFTMTIKACLSGLVLEKGEAVWCKAVDFGYKNDVFVCSSVLNLYMKCGKMDEAEVLFGKMAKRDVICWTTMVTGFAQAGKSLKAVEFYREMQNEGFGRDRVVMLGLLQASGDLGDTKMGRSVHGYLYRTGLPMNVVVETSLVDMYAKVGFIEVASRVFSRMMFKTAVSWGSLISGFAQNGLANKAFEAVVEMQSLGFQPDLVTLVGVLVACSQVGSLKTGRLVHCYILKRHVLDRVTATALMDMYSKCGALSSSREIFEHVGRKDLVCWNTMISCYGIHGNGQEVVSLFLKMTESNIEPDHATFASLLSALSHSGLVEQGQHWFSVMINKYKIQPSEKHYVCLIDLLARAGRVEEALDMINSEKLDNALPIWVALLSGCINHRNLSVGDIAANKILQLNPDSIGIQTLVSNFFATANKWKEVAKVRKLMRNGAMEKVPGYSAIEVNGELRTFLMEDLSHHEHYHMLQVLRNLKTEIRDVCSGVE
- a CDS encoding RING/U-box superfamily protein (RING/U-box superfamily protein; CONTAINS InterPro DOMAIN/s: Zinc finger, RING-type (InterPro:IPR001841); BEST Arabidopsis thaliana protein match is: RING/U-box superfamily protein (TAIR:AT4G13100.1); Has 35333 Blast hits to 34131 proteins in 2444 species: Archae - 798; Bacteria - 22429; Metazoa - 974; Fungi - 991; Plants - 531; Viruses - 0; Other Eukaryotes - 9610 (source: NCBI BLink).), with protein sequence MIQMDGGDRLRVTLLDRMSTVESSRSCLTLEAILMADKNRTSPQILSPPPSRSQSNRSLVEVMQREHRHSRDKTAWKSLREKLRLKRNGSVWISSNSIPSLDTPIPNRDNVSHQLGFLLSNSGNVTEEASSVEGRIRLGAVLAEERALSAREEETPAEREVEPARMSLMELLEENEGQMSFVSVDGEAEEEVAAVTAAEISCCVCMVRSKGAAFIPCGHTFCRLCSRELWVQRGNCPLCNTTILEVLDLF
- the ERD2B gene encoding endoplasmic reticulum retention defective 2B (endoplasmic reticulum retention defective 2B (ERD2B); FUNCTIONS IN: ER retention sequence binding, receptor activity; INVOLVED IN: defense response signaling pathway, resistance gene-independent, protein transport; LOCATED IN: integral to membrane, Golgi apparatus; EXPRESSED IN: 23 plant structures; EXPRESSED DURING: 15 growth stages; CONTAINS InterPro DOMAIN/s: ER lumen protein retaining receptor (InterPro:IPR000133); BEST Arabidopsis thaliana protein match is: ER lumen protein retaining receptor family protein (TAIR:AT1G29330.1); Has 912 Blast hits to 910 proteins in 230 species: Archae - 0; Bacteria - 0; Metazoa - 322; Fungi - 187; Plants - 229; Viruses - 0; Other Eukaryotes - 174 (source: NCBI BLink).) produces the protein MNIFRLAGDMTHLASVLVLLLKIHTIKSCAGVSLKTQELYAIVFATRYLDIFTSFVSLYNTSMKLVFLGSSFSIVWYMKYHKAVHRTYDREQDTFRHWFLVLPCFLLALLIHEKFTFLEVLWTSSLYLEAVAILPQLVLLQRTRNIDNLTGQYIFLLGGYRGLYILNWIYRYFTEPHFVHWITWIAGFVQTLLYADFFYYYFLSWKNNKKLQLPA